Proteins from a single region of Stappia sp. ES.058:
- a CDS encoding acyl-CoA dehydrogenase family protein, which produces MDFGLSEQQTLICDTARDFGRDAIAPHAYDWEKSGTIPREMLQEAGALGFGAIYVPEELGGTGLSRLDATLVFEALAHACPSVAAFISIHNMCTNMVAKYGTEAFKDHWLERLVSLEAVASYCLTEPGSGSDAAALRTRTTRTDDGYSLSGAKAFISGGGYSDLYVVMCRTGADGPKGISTIAVPDGSDGLSFGAPERKMGWKAQPTTQVQFDDCAVPADHLLGEEGRGFSYAMEGLDGGRLNIAACSLGGAQSALTVALNYMGERTAFGKSLDQFQGLQFRVAEMEIALQTARTFLRQAAWKLDTGAADATKHCAMAKAFVTDTAFKVTDDALQMLGGYGYLEDYGLEKTLRDLRVHRILEGTNEIMRLITARALLEERDRG; this is translated from the coding sequence ATGGATTTCGGGCTTTCGGAACAGCAAACCCTGATTTGCGACACGGCACGGGACTTCGGCCGCGACGCGATCGCGCCGCACGCCTACGATTGGGAAAAATCCGGCACGATCCCCCGCGAGATGCTTCAAGAGGCTGGCGCGCTCGGCTTCGGCGCGATCTATGTTCCCGAAGAGCTTGGCGGAACCGGCCTGTCGCGTCTCGACGCGACGCTCGTCTTCGAGGCGCTGGCGCACGCTTGCCCGTCCGTTGCGGCCTTCATCTCGATCCACAACATGTGCACCAACATGGTCGCGAAATACGGGACCGAGGCATTCAAGGACCACTGGCTGGAACGCCTCGTCTCGCTGGAAGCGGTTGCCTCCTACTGCCTGACCGAACCGGGCTCCGGGTCGGACGCCGCCGCGCTGCGGACCCGCACAACGCGCACCGATGACGGCTACAGCCTGTCGGGCGCCAAGGCCTTCATTTCCGGCGGCGGCTACTCCGATCTCTATGTCGTCATGTGCCGGACCGGTGCCGATGGTCCCAAGGGCATCTCGACTATCGCGGTTCCCGACGGCAGCGACGGCCTCAGCTTCGGCGCCCCGGAGCGCAAGATGGGGTGGAAGGCGCAACCGACGACGCAGGTCCAGTTCGACGATTGCGCGGTTCCCGCCGATCATCTGCTTGGCGAGGAGGGCCGCGGTTTCTCCTACGCCATGGAGGGCCTCGACGGCGGTCGTCTCAACATCGCCGCCTGCTCCCTTGGCGGCGCCCAGTCTGCACTGACCGTTGCTCTCAATTACATGGGCGAACGCACGGCCTTCGGCAAAAGTCTCGACCAGTTTCAGGGTCTGCAATTCCGCGTCGCCGAGATGGAAATCGCGCTTCAGACCGCGCGAACGTTCCTGCGCCAGGCGGCCTGGAAACTCGACACGGGTGCCGCAGATGCCACCAAGCATTGCGCCATGGCCAAGGCCTTCGTCACCGACACGGCCTTCAAGGTGACCGACGACGCACTGCAAATGCTTGGCGGATACGGTTACCTGGAAGACTATGGTCTGGAAAAGACGCTGCGTGATCTCAGGGTGCACCGCATTCTGGAGGGTACCAACGAGATCATGAGGCTGATCACCGCCCGCGCGCTGCTTGAAGAGCGCGACAGGGGCTGA
- a CDS encoding Lrp/AsnC family transcriptional regulator, giving the protein MRRTLDEIDRRILKALVADGRLSNTELAREVGLSPSPCWQRVRRLEEAGIIAGYTAVLDHGALGVGETVMVEVSLDRHDAEVLEEFGRVMAEIPEVLEVYLMAGDYDYFVKVAANGTQGVEAFLRERLFRVAGLRHSKSSFSLRCLKNVVSFVPD; this is encoded by the coding sequence ATGCGGCGAACACTGGACGAGATCGATCGGCGGATACTCAAGGCATTGGTCGCCGACGGACGTCTGTCGAACACGGAACTCGCGCGCGAGGTCGGGCTTTCGCCATCGCCGTGCTGGCAGCGCGTGCGCAGGCTGGAAGAGGCAGGCATCATCGCCGGCTACACGGCCGTGCTCGACCACGGCGCGCTCGGTGTCGGGGAAACGGTGATGGTGGAAGTGTCTCTCGACCGCCATGACGCGGAGGTGCTGGAGGAGTTCGGCCGGGTGATGGCGGAAATCCCGGAGGTGCTCGAGGTCTATCTGATGGCGGGCGACTACGACTATTTCGTCAAGGTCGCAGCCAATGGCACCCAAGGCGTCGAGGCCTTCCTGCGCGAACGTCTGTTCCGCGTTGCCGGCCTCAGACATTCGAAGTCGAGCTTCTCGCTTCGATGCCTGAAGAACGTGGTGTCCTTCGTTCCCGATTGA
- a CDS encoding iron ABC transporter permease, translated as MRFAFSVCALTLLLLTLLVAAIATGSTAMPFDTVVATLVGAHSDSTASTRIILDLRLPRALLALMVGAGLGIVGCLLQTATRNDLADPFLFGLSSGAAAGAVFVITVTGDLFGVWTLPAAAFTGGMAASGIVLLLVTRMGDQGPARLVLAGLSVSFLFMAFTNYLVFAGDQRAAHSVLFWSLGGLGLARWDLLPVALAGLAVILAFALVRHRSFDALLAGDDTARSLGVEVARLRKLTFLACAFATAAFVSISGVIGFVGLMVPHIARSLAGPLHGRLIMLSALIGGCLLLLSDIAARSVLAPQELPVGIVTTSIGAAFILALLGRGGR; from the coding sequence GTGCGCTTCGCCTTCTCCGTCTGCGCACTGACACTGCTTCTGCTGACACTTCTCGTTGCGGCCATCGCGACCGGGTCCACGGCGATGCCCTTCGACACGGTGGTCGCGACGCTCGTCGGGGCACATTCCGACTCCACCGCCAGCACGCGCATCATCCTCGATCTGAGGCTGCCGCGCGCGCTTCTGGCGCTGATGGTGGGGGCGGGTCTCGGTATCGTCGGCTGCCTGCTTCAGACCGCGACCCGCAACGATCTCGCCGATCCGTTCCTCTTCGGCCTGTCGTCCGGGGCAGCGGCCGGCGCCGTTTTCGTGATCACCGTTACCGGCGATCTCTTCGGCGTCTGGACCCTGCCGGCGGCCGCCTTCACCGGAGGGATGGCCGCCTCGGGGATTGTCCTTCTGCTCGTTACCCGTATGGGAGATCAGGGACCGGCGCGGCTGGTCCTTGCCGGACTGTCCGTCTCCTTCCTGTTCATGGCCTTCACCAACTATCTGGTTTTTGCGGGCGACCAGCGCGCGGCCCATTCCGTCCTGTTCTGGTCGCTCGGAGGCCTCGGACTTGCAAGGTGGGACCTGCTTCCCGTCGCGCTTGCGGGTCTTGCCGTCATTCTGGCCTTCGCCCTTGTCCGGCATCGCAGCTTCGACGCCCTGCTCGCGGGCGACGACACGGCGCGCAGCCTCGGCGTCGAGGTAGCCCGTCTTCGCAAACTGACGTTTCTCGCCTGTGCATTCGCAACCGCCGCCTTCGTCTCGATCAGCGGCGTGATCGGCTTTGTCGGACTGATGGTGCCGCATATCGCGCGCAGCCTGGCGGGACCGCTTCACGGGCGGCTGATCATGTTGTCGGCCCTGATCGGCGGCTGCCTTCTGCTCTTGAGCGATATCGCGGCGCGAAGCGTGCTTGCGCCGCAGGAACTGCCGGTGGGGATCGTCACGACCTCCATCGGCGCCGCCTTTATCCTCGCCCTGCTCGGCCGCGGCGGGCGCTAG
- a CDS encoding ABC transporter substrate-binding protein, whose protein sequence is MQRYLISLAAILATTASAIAAPVTVDNCGTPLSFESVPQRMVVQDINMSEMAFALGLQDRMVGVSGISGWYKTSPEFERKRGEIPEIAPKYPTLENLVAANPDLFFAGWYYGMKPGGEVTPDTLAPHGIKTLILTESCVHLDKNRPAASLDLLYDDMIRLGRIFDREDAAQALVDDWKADVSGIAERIGDTASPRVFLFDSGEDKPFTAGKYAMPTAMISSAGGTNITGDMETSWGTTSWETVAAANPEFLILLDYQNGAGGDALFRFLKTHPVMQHTSAVRNARYIKLRYEELTPGPANIAAIDKLARALHPDAF, encoded by the coding sequence GTGCAACGCTACCTGATTTCACTCGCCGCCATTCTTGCAACGACCGCAAGTGCCATCGCCGCCCCCGTGACCGTCGACAACTGCGGGACACCGCTGTCGTTCGAGAGCGTGCCGCAGCGCATGGTGGTGCAGGACATCAACATGAGCGAAATGGCCTTCGCGCTCGGACTTCAGGACCGAATGGTCGGCGTCAGCGGCATCAGCGGCTGGTACAAGACAAGCCCGGAGTTCGAACGCAAGCGCGGCGAGATTCCCGAAATCGCACCCAAATACCCGACGCTGGAAAATCTGGTCGCCGCAAACCCGGACCTCTTCTTCGCCGGCTGGTACTACGGCATGAAACCGGGCGGCGAGGTCACGCCCGACACGCTCGCGCCCCATGGGATCAAGACGCTGATCCTGACCGAAAGCTGCGTCCACCTCGACAAGAACCGGCCGGCGGCCAGCCTCGACCTGCTCTACGACGACATGATCCGGCTGGGTCGCATCTTCGACCGCGAGGACGCAGCCCAGGCACTCGTGGACGACTGGAAGGCGGATGTGTCCGGGATCGCCGAGCGCATCGGCGACACCGCGAGCCCGCGCGTCTTTCTCTTCGATTCCGGCGAGGACAAGCCTTTCACCGCAGGCAAATACGCCATGCCCACAGCGATGATCTCCAGCGCCGGCGGCACCAATATCACCGGCGACATGGAAACAAGCTGGGGCACGACGTCGTGGGAAACCGTCGCCGCCGCGAATCCGGAGTTTCTCATCCTGCTCGACTATCAAAATGGCGCCGGCGGCGACGCGCTCTTCCGCTTCCTCAAGACCCACCCGGTCATGCAGCACACAAGCGCTGTCAGAAACGCCCGCTACATCAAGCTTCGCTATGAGGAACTGACGCCCGGACCGGCCAATATCGCGGCGATCGACAAGCTCGCCCGCGCCCTGCACCCCGACGCGTTCTAG